DNA from Pseudoalteromonas marina:
CCACGCCAAAATCATCAATAGCAACATCTATTTGAAACTCACTTAGGCGCTTGAGCTGTCGTTTTATTTCTGAATCAGTTCCCATTAGGGTGTTCTCTGTTACTTCTATTAAGACAGAGTGTCCGGGTAAATTGAATTTTTGGCTCGCTTGTATCCATTGCTCAACCCACTCACCAGAGCGATCAATTTCCAGTGGTGAGGTATTAATACTAACTTGTATAAGGCGTTTAGATATTTTATTGAATAAAGTGCAGTCTTGTATTGCTTGCGATTTCACCCAGCGGCCTATGTCGCTTATTAAGCCATTTTTCTCTGCAATAGGGATAAATTCATTGGGCCCTATTAATCCTTTTTGTGGATGATTCCAGCGGATCAATGCTTCGGCTTTAGTAATGCTCTTACCGTCAACAGAAAAAATAGGTTGATAGTACAACTCAAACTGACTTTCTTTTAAACCAAGTTTTATTTCTTCTATGAGTTTTCTTTTCTCAGTGGCTTTTTCTTCAATTGAGTAAGAGAAAAATTCGTACCTATTTCTACCTTTCTTTTTAGACAAATACATTGCTTGGTCTGCACGTTTTACAAGCTTTTCTACTGTACTACCATGCTCAGGATAAAGAGTAATCCCAATACTTGCGGTAACACATACAGTTTCTTCTTTTAATTGTATAGGTGTTAATAATGCTTGTTTGATTTTATCAGCAGCTTTAACAGCGAATGTTTGGTTAGCGTCTTTTAAAATTAATGTAAATTCGTCTCCGCCTAATCTTGCAATTATATCCTCATCTTCTATGCATGCTTTGAGTCTATTGGCTACATGATGTAACAGTAAATCTCCGTAGTCATGGCCTAGGCTATCATTAACGTCTTTAAAGCCATCAAGATCTAAAAATATCAATGCAAAGCTTGTATTGTCATTACTGATAAGCGTTTGTATTTCTTCGTAGAAAAAACGACGATTAGGTAAGTCGGTTAAACCATCTTGGTATGCGTAGCGGTGAAGTTCGCTGTTAGCATTTTCAAGCTCTTGGGTACGTGTTTTAACTTGATTTTCTAAAGCGTGTTCACGTTGCTCTATTGTATAGAGCATATCGTTAAAACATACGGTTAATTCGCCAACCTCATCATTAGAGAGTTGCTCGGCACGTAAACTATAGTCATTTGATTTAGTGATGTCGTTAGCTGTTTGAGCTAAATATAAAATGGGGCTTAAAAAACGACGCCTCAGTAACAATGAAATAATTAGGCTGACAGCAAAGGATAGTAGCGTGAGACTAATTATAAACTTTACATAAAAATCTATTCGATTATTGATATAGCTATTGTTAGCGTAGATTACTAATTCGCCAACGTTGTTAGCATCTATAGTCAGTTGTTTTTTTACTTCAACAGCATGCTCAACATTATCGGATAACATGTGCGAATTAGTTTTTGCGACAATATCTCCAGTTCGATTAGTAACAATAGCAGAGATTACATCTGTACGAGTAAGAATAGGCTTTATTAGTTCTTGAATTGCTTCTAAATCTTCAAAGATAAGTGCGGTGGCTATATTTGGCGACATCATGTTTGATAGAGAGTTTAGACTTTCTATTTGTTCGCCTTTTGCACTGCTTAATTCGTATGTACCAAATGCTACAGTTACAATACTACTTGATATAAATGCTACGCTCATCAGTATAAAAAGCAGCTTTTTACTAATAGTGTCTAAGGTGAATAGTCTTTTCATTCTAACTATCCACAATTCGCGCAAGGCGTAATACTTTAGAGCTTATTGTTAAGCCATTTGATTTAAGGTTATTAGGTGATATTTCGAAACGGACCTTACCGCTTGATAGAAAAAATCTTATGTGACCATTGTTTTCTATAAATCCGTCACTTTCTCCCACTAATAAAATATTTTGATAAGTTAAACCAGGAGTATTTACCCAATCTTGGTA
Protein-coding regions in this window:
- a CDS encoding putative bifunctional diguanylate cyclase/phosphodiesterase — its product is MKRLFTLDTISKKLLFILMSVAFISSSIVTVAFGTYELSSAKGEQIESLNSLSNMMSPNIATALIFEDLEAIQELIKPILTRTDVISAIVTNRTGDIVAKTNSHMLSDNVEHAVEVKKQLTIDANNVGELVIYANNSYINNRIDFYVKFIISLTLLSFAVSLIISLLLRRRFLSPILYLAQTANDITKSNDYSLRAEQLSNDEVGELTVCFNDMLYTIEQREHALENQVKTRTQELENANSELHRYAYQDGLTDLPNRRFFYEEIQTLISNDNTSFALIFLDLDGFKDVNDSLGHDYGDLLLHHVANRLKACIEDEDIIARLGGDEFTLILKDANQTFAVKAADKIKQALLTPIQLKEETVCVTASIGITLYPEHGSTVEKLVKRADQAMYLSKKKGRNRYEFFSYSIEEKATEKRKLIEEIKLGLKESQFELYYQPIFSVDGKSITKAEALIRWNHPQKGLIGPNEFIPIAEKNGLISDIGRWVKSQAIQDCTLFNKISKRLIQVSINTSPLEIDRSGEWVEQWIQASQKFNLPGHSVLIEVTENTLMGTDSEIKRQLKRLSEFQIDVAIDDFGVGYSSLAYLQRLDIDILKIDRSFIKDIEKNDNSIALVRAIITMAHNLNVEVVAEGVEKQEQYMLLKQMQCDYIQGYYFSKPVSKKVFVSEFIEE